TCGCCGTCAACATCTTCAGCTCGTCGTCCGGGCTCAGCCCATACCCGCTCTTGATCTCCAGCGTCGTGACGCCGCCGGCGATCATTCGCCTGACGCGCGGAAGCGATCCCTCCACCAAATCCTCGACGTTTGCGGCCCGCACCGCCCGCATCGTGCTGCGAATCCCCCCGCCCGCCTGCATGATCTCCAGATACGACGCCCCTTTGATCCGCTGAACAAACTCCCCCTCGCGCATGCCCGCGAAAACGGCGTGCGTATGACAATCCACCAGCCCCGGCGTCACGCACCCCCCGCCCGCATCGACCGTCTCATCAAACGGCCCCTCCGGTCGCTCGCCCTTCGGCCCGAACCATGCGATCCGCCCATCCTCGATCACGAGCGCGGCGTCTTTAATGATCGGTGGCGCAATGAATTGTTCGCCCGACGCCGGCCCCGGCGGAACGACGATCAGCTGTCCGATGTTGTGTAAAAGCGTGCGCATAAAACTAGCGAATGAAGAATAGCAAATAGCGAATGTCCCGTCTAACAGTGTTGCGCTGCGGTCTTCTTTCGCTATTCGCTATTCGCCATTCGCTATTCCTCTTCCTCCCCCGACCCCTCGCCGATTGCCTTTTCAAAAATGATGAGATTGTCCGCCCGGTCAGGGTCCCACCGCACGCCGGCGATGTTGAAACCCATCTTGATCGCCATGTGCAGGATCGGCCGATGGGCGTTGTGGCACTCCATGCGCATGTGCAGATACTCGTGCTCCGCCGCCCACGCGCACTGCGCCTCGTGCATCTGCGTCGCGATCCCCAGCCGCCGATAGTCCGGCAGGATCCCCGTCAGCCACGAAAAAAAGACCG
This portion of the Phycisphaerae bacterium genome encodes:
- a CDS encoding GNAT family N-acetyltransferase, yielding MANAEVMIVGPGELPLIADLYNEIFRPAHDVEFFRRRLRGRYNALLLVAHVDKQPVAFSTGFELKPTVFFSWLTGILPDYRRLGIATQMHEAQCAWAAEHEYLHMRMECHNAHRPILHMAIKMGFNIAGVRWDPDRADNLIIFEKAIGEGSGEEEE